The genomic interval GCGCACTTTCCTTCCCGCCGCTGACTGcttgttggagatgatgattcTTCACCTTCCTTCCCCCGTCACTGCCCAGAAGTACCGTGTCGAGACTCTCTACGAGGGTCCCGCTGATGACGAGGCTGCCGTCGGTATCCGTGACTGCGACCCCAAGGGTCCTCTCATGCTTTACGTCTCCAAGATGGTTCCCACTTCCGATAAGGGTCGTTTCTACGCTTTCGGTCGTGTCTTCTCCGGTACCGTCCGCTCCGGCCTCAAGGTCCGCATCCAGGGCCCCAACTACACCCCtggcaagaaggaggatctCTTCATCAAGGCCATTCAGCGCACCGTCCTCATGATGGGTGGCAAGGTCGAGCCTATCGATGATATGCCCGCTGGTAACATTGTCGGcttggttggtgttgatcagTTCTTGCTCAAGTCTGGtaccctcaccaccatcgacacCGCCCACAACCTCAAGGTCATGAAGTTCTCCGTCTCCCCCGTCGTGCAGCGCTCCGTCCAGGTCAAGAACGCCCAGGATCTTCCCAAGCTTGTCGAAGGTCTCAAGCGTCTCTCCAAGTCTGATCCTTGCGTCCTTACCATGACCAACGAGTCCGGTGAGCACGtcgttgctggtgctggtgagcTCCATCTCGAGATTTGCTTGAAGGATCTCGAGGAGGACCACGCTGGTGtccctctcatcatctccgACCCCGTCGTCCAGTACCGTGAGTCCGTCACTACCAAGTCCAGCATGACTGCTCTCTCCAAGTCCCCCAACAAGCACAACCGTCTCTACATGGTTGCTGAGCCCATTGAGGAGGAACTTTCCGGTGCTATCGAGGCCGGCCGCATCAACCCCCGTGATGATTTCAAGGCCCGTGCCCGTGTCCTTGCCGATGACTTCGGCTGGGATGTCACCGATGCCCGCAAGATCTGGGCTTTCGGTCCCGATGGCAACGGTGCCAACCTGCTCGTCGACCAGACCAAGGCCGTCCAGTACCTCAACGAAATCAAGGACTCCGTCGTCTCTGGTTTCCAGTGGGCCACCCGTGAGGGTCCCGTTGCTGAGGAGCCCATGCGCAGCATTCGCTTCAACATCCTCGATGTTACCCTCCACGCCGATGCTATCcatcgtggtggtggccaggtTATCCCTACTGCTCGTCGTGTCCTGTACGCTTCTGCTCTTCTTGCCGAGCCCTGCCTTCTCGAGCCCGTCTTCTTGGTCGAGATTCAAGTCCCCGAGCAGGCCATGGGCGGTGTCTACGGTGTCCTTACCCGCCGCAGAGGTCACGTCTTCGCCGAGGAGCAGCGCCCCGGCACTCctctcttcaacatcaaGGCCTACCTCCCAGTCATGGAGTCCTTCGGTTTCAACGCCGATCTCCGCCAGGGTACTTCCGGCCAGGCTTTCCCCCAGTCCGTCTTCGACCATTGGCAACAATTCCCTGGTGGCAACCCCATCGATGCCACCTCCAAGGCCGGTCAGCTCGTCCAGACCATGCGCAAGCGCAAGGGTCTCAAGGTCGAGGTTCCCGGTGTCGACAACGTGAGTTTTATTCTTTACATTATGATGAGCGCGACAGTCTTGCTAACAATGCATACAGTACTACGACAAGCTTTAAATGGTGCCTGCCGATTGGCATATGACTCCTTTCCCTGTGTACTCAGCGTGATGAAAAGTTGGGGCGCATGGTTAATGTCCGGCGGTTACGACCCTGGGCGTGGAGGAGCAAAAACTAGGAAGGACGGTGGTGCGAAAAGGCAATTTCATAGAAAGTTGATGGCACCAAATTTTTCCTTGCTATACTTTTGCTTTGGGCCTGTTTTAAGTTACGTAGATATGAATTACTTGCATTGACAAAGAATTATGTTATATCATGGTGCCTTGATGTGAAGTGTCTCTTGTCATTTCTTGAAGACTTTGGATGGAAGACAGCGGCTGGGCAATATGTTGACCTAACagtttgttcttttcttatGCCAGGCCAAGTCT from Podospora pseudoanserina strain CBS 124.78 chromosome 6, whole genome shotgun sequence carries:
- the EFT2 gene encoding translation elongation factor 2 (EggNog:ENOG503NW98; COG:J), which encodes MVNFTIDEIRALMDKPTNVRNMSVIAHVDHGKSTLTDSLLAKAGIISSGKAGEARATDTRADEQERGITIKSTAISLYGTLPEEEDLKDIVGQKTDGKDFLINLIDSPGHVDFSSEVTAALRVTDGALVVVDTVEGVCVQTETVLRQALGERIKPVIIINKVDRALLELQVSKEDLYQSFSRTIESVNVIISTYFDKSLGDVQVYPDKGTVAFGSGLHGWAFTIRQFATRYAKKFGVDRNKMMERLWGDNYFNPKTKKWTKNGTADGGAQLERAFCQFILDPIFKIFAAVMNFKKDEVTTLLEKLNLKLAVDDREKEGKQLLKAVMRTFLPAADCLLEMMILHLPSPVTAQKYRVETLYEGPADDEAAVGIRDCDPKGPLMLYVSKMVPTSDKGRFYAFGRVFSGTVRSGLKVRIQGPNYTPGKKEDLFIKAIQRTVLMMGGKVEPIDDMPAGNIVGLVGVDQFLLKSGTLTTIDTAHNLKVMKFSVSPVVQRSVQVKNAQDLPKLVEGLKRLSKSDPCVLTMTNESGEHVVAGAGELHLEICLKDLEEDHAGVPLIISDPVVQYRESVTTKSSMTALSKSPNKHNRLYMVAEPIEEELSGAIEAGRINPRDDFKARARVLADDFGWDVTDARKIWAFGPDGNGANLLVDQTKAVQYLNEIKDSVVSGFQWATREGPVAEEPMRSIRFNILDVTLHADAIHRGGGQVIPTARRVLYASALLAEPCLLEPVFLVEIQVPEQAMGGVYGVLTRRRGHVFAEEQRPGTPLFNIKAYLPVMESFGFNADLRQGTSGQAFPQSVFDHWQQFPGGNPIDATSKAGQLVQTMRKRKGLKVEVPGVDNYYDKL